The following DNA comes from Poecilia reticulata strain Guanapo linkage group LG16, Guppy_female_1.0+MT, whole genome shotgun sequence.
ttgatgtatgatgagcatatcacaaagcacacagctgttcataatttatttactaaattatttagtaatatcaatacatatttacataactatacaaacacaaataaataatgattaatactgaataatatatattggatacatgttatatgtatgtatgtatatacatacatatatagatgtatatgtttttcagccgagGATTTCTAGCTTCAAAGAGATTCaacagctgagattgagtccaaaatccgatgtgagattcatccgagctacagtgaatctgtctctctttaagacatctccctcttcttcctcacattgtgtctttaggaaaccttcaaaacaaaaacggaagatttgggagcTATCTTACTTTAgccagagtgaaagaattacatataacaGTCTTTACCACCTCtttaaactttgctggtgaatgttataacacataatataagttttataatatatgttacacTGTTTATTTCTAATGTGTGTCAGatgctcttgtgtcagataatctaagtcaatgttagagaataataattttttttagatttacggaatctcagttagccttcatagcggggctgaaccccgtattacactAAGCACTAAAGCTaatagctggtatctcgccggtggacataaatacacttaagtaatattctaatatgaatatatacacaataatatgtccatcttacttgtgaaatgttgtctgtcgagccctcacatcaatagtccatcgatctgaacaatatccctcagtgctgaggcatcttctgttgttttggttgagcaaaatatcagggacgaccgctccaagatggccgccgtatttcctgcgccatCCAATGATTGGATGGcgcagtgattggatgggtccAGTGATTGgaccccatccaatcactgGACCCCAAAGAtcacctggtgacattgtgatgtagagctgtgtatcatccgcatagttatggtagctaatcttatttcctgtcATAAcaagtgggagcatataaatattgaaaagaagaggtcctaggattgaaccttggggtaccccacatgtgacctttgacctctctgatgagaagtttccgattgaaacaaagaaatccctgttctttatgtaagattcaaaccagttgagcactggaccggagagtccgacccaagtctccagtcgattcagtaaaatgtcgtggtcaacagtgtYgaaagctgcactgaggtccaacagaaccagcactgtggttctcccacagtctgtatttatatggatgtcattgaacacttttacaagtgTTCAATGATTTtcgtgctgtggtgagcacgaaaaccagactggaaggagtcaaagcgattcattattgttaggaagttattcaattgtttaaaaactactttttaaataattttgctgatgaataggaggttggagatcggcctgtaattctgcagcagtgatttgtctagattgttcttttttatcagtggtttgataactgctgttttcaaagcctgggggaaaacatctgaagagaacgatgagtttactatttggatcagatcattagcaacgACGGGcaaaactttcttaaagaaatacgtgggtaggacatccagacagcaggaaccggAGCTTAGCTgacttttaatttcttcaagGGTTTTATAATGaagtagttgaaattgggtcatttttcctgcatttattttgtttgggcATAGTATTGATACTGGCTTTGGAGTGGATGTGTAGATTAATcatctgatcttttgaattttctctgaaaataaactggagaacttgttgcaggcagcattagattgaagttcaggtggcaaTAGATACGTGCTACctgctttgaaaataaatgctcaagacttatttatatttttagtctaaatgcattgttttattattacacatagATCCTGTGCTGCACTTTGCTATGGCAGGAGACAGAGTTACCTTGACATGTGGTTTACCTTCTACTGGATCCTGCTCTTCAGTAAACTGGACAGTCACAGCTAGGATATGGGATACAGATGAGGTGGTTACAGCTGGAAAAGTGacacatttaaaggaaaacaagtATCGTCTGCTAAAGGATTGCTCCCTGGAGATCCCTCAGATGGAGCNNNNNNNNNNNNNNNNNNNNNNNNNNNNNNNNNNNNNNNNNNNNNNNNNNNNNNNNNNNNNNNNNNNNNNNNNNNNNNNNNNNNNNNNNNNNNNNNNNNNNNNNNNNNNNNNNNNNNNNNNNNNNNNNNNNNNNNNNNNNNNNNNNNNNNNNNNNNNNNNNNNNNNNNNNNNNNNNNNNNNNNNNNNNNNNNNNNNNNNNNNNNNNNNNNNNNNNNNNNNNNNNNNNNNNNNNNNNNNNNNNNNNNNNNNNNNNNNNNNNNNNNNNNNNNNNNNNNNNNNNNNNNNNNNNNNNNNNNNNNNNNNNNNNNNNNNNNNNNNNNNNNNNNNNNNNNNNNNNNNNNNNNNNNNNNNNNNNNNNNNNNNNNNNNNNNNNNNNNNNNNNNNNNNNNNNNNNNNNNNNNNNNNNNNNNNNNNNNNNNNNNNNNNNNNNNNNNNNNNNNNNNNNNNNNNNNNNNNNNNNNNNNNNNNNNNNNNNNNNNNNNNNNNNNNNNNNNNNNNNNNNNNNNNNNNNNNNNNNNNNNNNNNNNNNNNNNNNNNNNNNNNNNNNNNNNNNNNNNNNNNNNNNNNNNNNNNNNNNNNNNNNNNNNNNNNNNNNNNNNNNNNNNNNNNNNNNNNNNNNNNNNNNNNNNNNNNNNNNNNNNNNNNNNNNNNNNNNNNNNNNNNNNNNNNNNNNNNNNNNNNNNNNNNNNNNNNNNNNNNNNNNNNNNNNNNNNNNNNNNNNNNNNNNNNNNNNNNNNNNNNNNNNNNNNNNNNNNNNNNNNNNNNNNNNNNNNNNNNNNNNNNNNNNNNNNNNNNNNNNNNNNNNNNNNNNNNNNNNNNNNNNNNNNNNNNNNNNNNNNNNNNNNNNNNNNNNNNNNNNNNNNNNNNNNNNNNNNNNNNNNNNNNNNNNNNNNNNNNNNNNNNNNNNNNNNNNNNNNNNNNNNNNNNNNNNNNNNNNNNNNNNNNNNNNNNNNNNNNNNNNNNNNNNNNNNNNNNNNNNNNNNNNNNNNNNNNNNNNNNNNNNNNNNNNNNNNNNNNNNNNNNNNNNNNNNNNNNNNNNNNNNNNNNNNNNNNNNNNNNNNNNNNNNNNNNNNNNNNNNNNNNNNNNNNNNNNNNNNNNNNNNNNNNNNNNNNNNNNNNNNNNNNNNNNNNNNNNNNNNNNNNNNNNNNNNNNNNNNNNNNNNNNNNNNCAATGAGCTTCTTCTCCCGGTTTGGCCAGTTCGCTCTGATGCAATAACCTGCTCTGTGTACAGAGAAGGTTCACTGAGGGCGTCAAAAAGTTTGAACCTTGATAAAAGTATGTATGTGGGGTTACATCTATAAAAATTGTACAGAAAATATAAGAATACCAAAAATGACTAGACTTTAATCTCTTCAGCTCTGCAGCTTTCCTGGATTTTAGCCCTTCGTCTTGGCCTCGTAATATGTGTAGGTGTAGCTGCAGTTGGATTTTGCATCTACATGAAGTGGAAACGCTGCAAAAATGCAGGTACTGCTGATTTACAAAATGTCATTTGTTCtgaaaaataagattaaacatgattgttgttttcatatttttatgctgCTAATAAACAGTTTGTCAGAACTGAACGACTTTGCAAATCAGGCAGGAATGTTCAAATGTGCTTACATCAGTTTGCCTCTTCTTAGAGCCATGAGGAAACACACCGAGGTAGAAGAATCACAAGAAACAGAAGACAACTTTACTGCTGGTGTTctacaatttaaaacatttatttgaaaaatataaacatttttgtgttttgtagagggggagaaaaagctTATGCTCACCTGGCTGACATTAAATGTCTCTACATCTTAAGGCCTAAAATTATGATTCTGGACCATCACATGGCTCAGTGGTTGAGCCACTTTGtcaatgtttgattttacaatgttttatttgtctatGCCACATCTTTGCATCTGTCATGTAAGATGTCACCTTTTAGCTGCTTATCCACGTTTCCAGCATGGATGTAACCTTCTGCAGTAGTGCTGTTCCTGGCTTTGCTGCTGAATATTCAGCAACCGGTAAGTTTGTTTATTATAGGAAATATGACAACAtctatcaaaatataataaaaaagccaaataaatatgaattgaGCAAAAATCTAGTTTACttctttttgaataatttgtattgacattttatttaaacttgttAGCACCCTTAACAATCACAGGAAAAAAAGTATTACTGCAATCATACTATCTGAATAATTTCTGAACAATGTTTTTGCTGGTTTACAATATTAAGACAATTTTTGCTTTAGTTATGGGCTTCAAGTCTTGGGGGTTCAAAGGACCTAATCTTCATCTCCCTCCTCAGATTCCTTGTCAGATTCATCAGAGACTCCAGCTGGGTCAATCTGAAACTTTAATATACATCCAGCCAGAGGAGGCATGTTGGATAATATTTATAAACATCTGTAACCCTTAATCTGCCTGGAGTGAATGATGTTTGGCTGAGCtgtactttttatttgcttttcatttgaGAATCAGACCAGCTTTCTGTAAGATCAGAACCTTTAGAGAAGAACCAAAAACTGAACCAATAATGTGAGGAACCTCACACTGGATCGGGTTTATCAGGCAGCTTGTGTTCAGTTTTCATCTTACAGAATAGACAATGAACTGGACTCATCCATGaatcatgaaaagaaaaaaaaacaaaaacacatctttgCTAATTTTGCAATAAAGTGTCTAAAACtaactctaaaaaaaatatatgttaacATGTCTGGCATCCACATGAGAGATGGAGAAGAATAGGCTGAAAGTAAAAGTTATATTTACTCAAACATCTgaagcagaagaacaaattaCAGGGACCTGCAGAGCGACAAAAACAGCCCAGAAGAAGATTTTGCACACATTCAGTTTTGCATTGAAGTAACATCCTGTCATGTGGTGACAAAAATACTTCCTGAAGACGTATTTTAAGAAACGGTTGCCCTTACTGAACTTGGTCATATTTGTGAAGCATTTACACAAGAGTCttatgaaaggaaaatgaatttCCAGCTTTTGATTGGACTGTATCTTATATCTCCTCTATGGGCTTCGCTGGCACTTCATTCATCAGGTAGGTACAACACTTCTATTATATATAATCAGCTCATCTGGGTTGTATCAAGtatttaagtaattatttattgtGGTGATTTGCTTTAccttacaaattttaaaatgtgtgtaagGAGAAAAAACATCCAATACAGTACCATGTGCTGGATGCTTTCTCTGTATTCGGTCATGGATAGCATTGAAAAGCCTCTTGAAGCTCAATCAGCATAGTCTGGTTTTCAGTTCTTTAATCTTGATTAATTTGTTAATTAtccaacacagaaacagagaatCACCTGAATTCACTTTGCAAGTGAATATAGGTTGAATTACCATAGATACCTAAATACctgctttgaaaataaatactcaagatttatttatatttttagtctaaatgcattgttttattattacataCAGATCCTGTGCTGCAGATTGCTGTGACAGGAGACAGAGTTACCTTGACATGTGGTTTACCTTCTACTGGATCCTGCTCTTCTGTAAACTGGACAGTCACAGCTGGGATATGGGATAAAGATGAGGTGGTTACAGCTGGAAAAGTGacacatttaaaggaaaacaagtATCGTCTGCTAAAGGATTGCTCCCTGGAGATCCCTCAGATGGAGCGTGATGATGCCAAGTTGTACACTTGTCAAAGTGGAGAGCTAAATTCAAGTGTTGCCCTTCGGTTTGTTGACAGTAAGTAGGACTGTGGTTCAGAAGATCTTTTAAAGTGAATATTAAACGAGAgagtaattttgattttattcaacaGTTTCTGAGAACAAACCTCCAGCAGAGGGCACCATAGAACTTCACTGTTCCATCAGTAAATCTACAGGATTTGaccactgtaaaaacacagacatacatATCACCTGGACAACAGAGGATGACGTTCCAATAACTGGTGATAGATTTAGATTTGAAAATCCATATGTTTGCTTCTCAAAACTCATCATTACCAGGAAACTGACCGACCATCACASAATATGGAAATGCCAAATAACCCAGAATGGTGAGGTTAAAGCCTCTGCTAGTTACAGGACAACAGTAAGAGGTAATGCTCTGCAATAAGAAATCCAAACTGTGGTTTAGTATGAACAAAGGTTGAGCTTTGCTCTTTTTCCTGTAGATGGGCTGGAGGAAGTGTTCACTGCTGTTGGTGAGTCAGTGTCACTTCTCTGCAGAAACACTTCCTCTCTCAGACTTGGAGACAGAATAGAGTGGACACTGAATGACAAAACACTCAGTGATGTGTTACCTGAAAATGGCTCAACAAATGTATTTCATGTGATCAAAGACTCATCCTTAGTAATCAGCAAACTGACTCCTCTGTATGCTGGAGATTACCAGTGCATGGCTTCATCTGATGAGCAAAGAGTGTTACACAAAATTAGGGTTCACACCCTCGAAGGTCAGTGagaaaaataatagtaaataaatTCAGACTCTGAGAGCTATATAAAAGTTTCttctgacacttttttttctatgttacAGTTGCAGCAAATACACAGCCAATAGGAGGAAATCTTTCTTTGACTTGTGTTCTTACTTGTGTTGAAACATGTGAAGAAAACTTCAACTTAACTTGGTCTGGARGTAACCAAGAGCGTTGGcaaggcagattatttcatgtcAACAACACATTGATCAATGAGCTTCTTCTCCCGGTTTGGCCAGTTCGCTCTGATGCAATAACCTGCTCTGTGTACAGAGAAGGTTCACTGAGGGCGTCAAAAAGTTTGAGCCCTGATAAATGTACGTATGTGGGGTTACTTTTCTGTTAATGCAACCTTGTttaagcacaaagaaaaaagaaataagactaCATTctcttcagctctgcagagtCTGGCATGGTTAGGTCTCCTTCTTGGTGTTTTATtatgtgcagcagcaggaggagttTTTATTCACTGGAAGAGGAAGCGTAACATGGATTTGGGTCCTGAATCTGGTAGAGGAACCCGTCATCTAAGCTTTCACTTTTTGATCTTGTACCAAATGTCACAActgatgttttctctctttctgcagctgaTGAACCGTCAAGCATCTCAatggtaaaaagaaataagtatatatatcaacatttccatttgatttGTGTCGGTCTGATATATCCCAGTCTACTAATGTCATTCTGGTTGTTTCTACCAGAATCATGTTTATGATGTCGTTCAGGATGAGGAAGTACAGCAACCGGGACTGCGAAAAAGAGAAGTTGCCACCACTGATGATGATTTCTACAATTTATTACAACCTGTCAACTAAAGTAAAATTAACACTGCTCTGTCTTTACTTAAATGctgaaatagttttatttgccaacacaaaaaacaagatttgcaaaataaaatacacaagagAAGATCACATGTTCACTTTGGATGAAATAAAGCCTGTTGAAAGACAACAGTGTAGCAAACAAACTTGAAAAATATGGatcatttgaaataaactgacTGGAAACTTTGTTAGGCACTTCTGTCCAGTGGTGTTAGCACAAGTAAGGAATCAGCCAATTACATTGTAGCAGCTCACCGCATTTAGGCATTTAGACATGGTGATAACAAAATGCTGAAGGTCAAaccaatgggggaaaaaaaggatttatgtGATGCTGAAGGTGGCATGTTTCTTGGTTCAGGCAGGTTggtcttaattttattttattttatttattttttgagggAACAGAGAAAGATCTTCAGTGTTTTCCTTGAGTAGCCAGAAAATGTCTAGATTTGAACTGCAACAAAAATGGGAATATTGGAATATTTGCATGAATCCTCAATACTGAAGCATTAGAGTCGTCATTGCCATATACTTACAGGTGAGTCCTTCTACGTTCTCCTCTGGGAAAGCATACAAGCTGTTGATTCGATTTGTAGTATCTGTGTGttacacaaacatttctcatttaaaaggTGGAAAATGACTCTAGTTTTAAggcaagaaaatacaaataatgaGGGGCAGTTTAGATATTTGATTAAAGAAAAGTGGCACCAAGGTCATAATTTTACTCTCACCTGGTGAACATGGAAGACTGACATTCTCATAAACATCTGCAGGCTCTCTAAAGCGGACTGATTCACAAGTGAAGAAAGGggaaaacgcaaaaaaaaaaaagaatatatatataaatatatacacatacatatttACATGGGGAAAGAGGAACAGAGAGAAAACGAGAATAAGtaagtaaagtttttttataaAGCGCttttcacagacataaaatcacaaatcgCTGTGCAATAGAAATCAACCATAAAAccttaaaaccataaaaaacagaaagagagaaaaaaagagccCACCTGCAGAGTTCCTCTGAGTTTTGTATCTCCTGTAAATAAGCACTCCTGTTAGTGCTGCAAGTGTGAAAATCGTGGTGATGGTCAGGACTACAACCAGAGTCGAGGTTCCACCACTTCCTTTCGTCCTGTTGGTCTCCGAAGCAATGTAAGGAGAGGCTGGAAAAGACATAAAGATGAAGGGATTTCAACATCTCAATACAAATAGACCACTGTTACAGTGTATGCGGAAAATTAAGCAGAAAATGCACCTTGGCGAGTTTCTGTAAATGCAGATGTTGGAGTCATGGTAGTTGCGGACACATCTGcttaatcaaacaaaaaagtgGAGAAATAGTAACAGTTATCTAATATATAACATTATTGGAGGTAATACTGAAGAGATCTGTTTAAGATCAGACCTTGATGACCCTGAAGACGTAGATTGATCTCTGAGCAACGCTGACTTTGCCCGAGCATATAATCACACTTGTACCACCCGTCGTCACTGGCAGACACAGACTTGATTGTCAGGGATATACCCTTGATTTCAACCCTTGTCAAATTAACAGGTACAGAGTTTCTCCCTTTCATCTTCGCCCATGTGACATTTGAAGGGGCCGTTTCTGCATCCACTGAACAGTTAAGACTCACTTTCTGGCCAGGCTTTGCCACCTCTGGCTTAAGGGTCCAGCAGtctaaaaaaatcataaagaaGCATGTGATCTACCATGcagattttataaattaatcgttaaaataaaaaaaaaaataaaaaatgaagaccTTACCTTTCACTTGTAATGTTATTTGTGTGACATCAATTCTGTCCCATCCTTTCCAAATTTCTAAATTGTACTCCCCTCCATCTGATTGTTGcaaggttttcaaaaaaacacACGTTTGTCCTTTCACGTTTGCTTCCAAATTCACACGTTTGGCATCCTGGGATTTCTTTGGATACTCAAAAATAACTGACGGTTGCTTGGCATCTGTGTTGTTCGTCAGTCTGATTCTATAGCAAATCCTTGGATCCGTGATGTTGAAGTTTAGACATGACAGAGCCACGTCTTGATCTTTAATAGCTGACACAAACTCGGCACCCGCAGAGTCAGATTTTAATGAGGTTGCTGAGacaggaaagacaaaaaattacTGTATGTAGTGAATTACTAAAATGTgcaaatctacaaaaaaaaaaagacataaaatatatattaacatAGAATATTGGCTGATTTTATCCAATAAGAAAGACCAACAAAAAACTCACCTCTGCATTTGGGAGGAACTTTTAATACAAACACTAAAAGACAAACCTGAAAATACAAGTGAGccattttctgattaatgcAGCAAGGTCCTGCGAGAATTAGCTTTTGTACCCTTTAGTTTTAAGGTAGGATATTCTCAGTTCCTGTGAAGTGTCATCTTGAAACTGAAGTACAACGAAGTACAACTGTTTTCCTATTTTCAATTGAGCAAGAGCGCCATCgtctggcaaaaataaaacatcacggCAATACCGTGATTGACTTGTAAAGTGCATCTGAATAAACTATAACATCATCCATCCTTTCATCTAATGTCTATCCCGGCTTATCCTTGCAGGATTGTTTTTCAAGATTATTGTATAATGCTAATTACAAAACCATGTTCAGTTTCACAGAAATTatattggataaaaaaatacttttagtaGAGAAATGTCATGTTCCAGCctgcatttcaaataaatagacTCAGTAAAATTTTAAGGATATTTGATCTTTCTAACGCCGTGTATTTATGTCCGTgtattaataaagtatttatattaACTGCATAAACTCTAAATTCTTGGCTTATGCCTTCATTTCAGGTAACTGAGTTGTCTCTTCACTGACTAACAACAATCTCCCATGTTTCAACAATATTGCTTCctgaaaactgtgaaaacatgTAACCTCATTCATCGCATTGTACAGAAGTGAAACATAACAGTGAGCGCACTGTGGGCAGTACGCTGCTGCAGTAACACGAAAAAGAACCGAATGGCACAAGTTTTCAGACCCTGCATGCTGAAAAGATGGGGTAAATgggaattacattttttgcatcacacagtTGACCTTAGCTCTCTGCTGCCTTAAATGTAATGCAGGAACTTCACCCAGACCTCACTTCCTCTTCAGATACAATTTACAACCACAGCGATTAAAAACAGTcgctgttttacagtttcccAGCACAGTTCACACAGATGGATAACATTGCTCAAGGTAAGCATGCATTTTTCTACTAAAGCTTATATTTTAAAGCCAATTCAATTGAAAAAAGCTTGAAATTTCAAATTGatatggtttgtttttcttctcagaattCAGAAAATGATTTGCTTGATcaccgttttgtttttaacaggaGGTAAAGCTTATGGGCTTCTTAAGTCTCAGCAGGAGGAAAAACTTAACTCCATAAATGAGGTGAGCTGGAATAACTGTCATATTTGGGTAGAGTAATTTAGCTTCATGGTGTGACCAAACAAATGAACTGATCCCCTTTTCAGGCGTTTCTCTCCGATTCAAAGTATGCAGAGGAGGAAGATCTGGCAACAAagcttgaaatgtttaaaagtgaGTTACTTGGAgtaataaatgtctttatttgcatttaaattgctGGTATAATGTTCTGTAAAACACTTCCATGTCTTCCTTTTAGAGAAATACATGGAGTTTGATCTCAACGACAAAGGAGACATAGGTAAAGACTATCAAACTTCTAcataacaaaagtatttttagctaCCGTGAGAAATTTCAACTTGCTCACTCACTCGTTTTTAACAGCGTTTTCACAGGCCACTTGAACTTGTCAAATTTACTTCTTATGTATCCACAAACAATATTTCAGATATGATGGGGTTAAAACGTATGCTGGAAAAACTTGGACTAGCCAAAACTCACTTAGAGCTGAAAAAGATGATGTCAGAGGTAGCTGGAGGCCCATCGAAGGACACAATCAGCTACCACGACTTCCTGAATATGATGCTGGGGAAGCGAAATGCAATTCTGAAGCTGTGAGTATATTTAGGTTAACATGAAACTGAAAGGGTGTCTGATTCTAGATCGATTCAAGTTAGAGCTTTTGAGTATGTTTTTGAATGTAtgtctttgaaataaaaaaaataaaatggttttgtgCTTTGCTATGTAATGAGACCAGGTAGATTTTCATGTAAGCTCTGAGTAAAGAAATCCGTTGTACAAACACAATGCTTTTAAAGAAGGCTGTATAATATGATCGCAtggcttttgttttaaactgtcaACTAATGCTAACTCTTACCCCTAACCACAACACTTTAAGCTAAAAGTGGATTTTCTTTGGTTTCCACACTTTCACCAACCATGTTTTTCGTGTTTCCATAAGTACGTGAAAAATATTATAGCTCCTAGATCAGCAGCTGACCAGCTGACCAGCTGCTGATCTAGGAGTGAATGACAGTTTTCACTTTCACAGCACTTTTTCTGTCATCTCATTAAAGGAACTTCAGAAGGTACAAAGAGTATGATTGAAAATTTGAAGTAATAACAAGTGTTTCTTCTTCCACTGCTAAGGATTCTAATGTTCGAAGGAATGGGAAAGGAGCAGGAGCAGAAGGATGTTGGTCCACCTTCACGCAAAACCTTTTCAGATCTTCCCTGAAGTCTTCATTACATCAggatatgttttctttttttttaagagtccTTCTGGCCCAACCAAGATGTAAAACAGTGGgaaatttgactgaaaaaaaagtaaattattttaaaagtatggAGTGTTGTTGCataagtttgataataaaatgaaaagcatatAGCCTAATGTCAACGTTACTTATAACtgttgggaatttttttttttatttacctgagAAATATGGACatcaatgtcatttttatttttttgttacatccGGTGTATTggaattgttattttattaaaaagaggAACAGTGTTTGAACAGTGTCGGTGTTTGTTTAAATTCAACGAGTTATAATTCGTTAAATGTTTCTATTTCCTGTTAGCCCATTATAATTAGACTATTAATTTGAAAACCTAAGACACCGGAAGTTGGTCATCGCGGAAGAGAGGAAAAGCTAGCAAAGCCTGCATATTAATACATTATAAGGCACATTTAAACGGGTAAGTGAAGCTAAATCtatgttgtaatttaataaactctcatgtgaaaatacttttaacagaAATACTTACCGAATTATGCACCCTAAGCTACATAGCAACACAATAGCTAGCCAGGTAGCGTGTATATGAAGAGCTAACGTAAGTTGCGGTGACCGTAAACTATATCGGAGCACATATCCGATAAGTGACGGCGTATAATGTTAGAATGGctcatttttaagtttgttttaatgaaagcTTCTGGTTATCCGACTGGTGTGGATCTAAAGAGCTCTACTGTTTGTCAGGAGGATGAGCAGTTCGGAGGAGGTGTCCTGGATATCCTGGTTCTGTGGACTCAGAGGAAACGAGTTGTTCTGCGAGGCAAGTTCCAcctttactttgaaaatatgatcaaaGAATCAAAAGTAACAGCTCATTTATAAAAGAATCGAgtctgttttacatttgtacCTCAACTGAGAGGCTTTTAAGTTGGGGTCGGAAACTGTTGGGTTCTGACACATTTCCAAGAGTattacgttaaaaacaaaaccggTTTTACTAAACGTTGACTTCTAAAAGTCAACGTTGAGACATTTGAGAGAGTGGACAGCCTTTTATAAGCTGAAATTCTAGGGGTAAACCTCCATACACtatgttggggaaaaaatgttctgTGCATGCGAAAGACACCTGTGGTGGTTCAAACAATACGTAGTCACGATCCTTTGGCTCAGTTACCATTCCTTTTCAGTAGTTACCAGAAATAACTTTTAaggaagtgttttatttaactacTGTAGCTTCTTCTTGTGGCTGCAGTGTCTGTGTTAACAAGTAACAGGTAACCTAAGAGATATAGTAAGTAGAGAGATATGTGTATGCACTGGTTGCAATAGTGTAGATATGTACACAGAAAAGAAGTCTACGGAAGatgttcattgtgttcatcAGAGCCTGGATAAAGAAACTCTCTGTGGCAACTGGTTTTAGCAAATGGCGCCGACCTGAAATGTATAGAAGCTCTGATGACCCTCTCTATGGGTCTGATTGTTTTGTGGCCAAGATAAACCACACAGTGGTGAATGTGC
Coding sequences within:
- the LOC103478542 gene encoding uncharacterized protein LOC103478542 isoform X2 is translated as MNFQLLIGLYLISPLWASLALHSSDPVLQIAVTGDRVTLTCGLPSTGSCSSVNWTVTAGIWDKDEVVTAGKVTHLKENKYRLLKDCSLEIPQMERDDAKLYTCQSGELNSSVALRFVDISENKPPAEGTIELHCSISKSTGFDHCKNTDIHITWTTEDDVPITGDRFRFENPYVCFSKLIITRKLTDHHXIWKCQITQNGEVKASASYRTTVRDGLEEVFTAVGESVSLLCRNTSSLRLGDRIEWTLNDKTLSDVLPENGSTNVFHVIKDSSLVISKLTPLYAGDYQCMASSDEQRVLHKIRVHTLEANTQPIGGNLSLTCVLTCVETCEENFNLTWSGXNQERWQGRLFHVNNTLINELLLPVWPVRSDAITCSVYREGSLRASKSLSPDKSLQSLAWLGLLLGVLLCAAAGGVFIHWKRKRNMDLGPESADEPSSISMNHVYDVVQDEEVQQPGLRKREVATTDDDFYNLLQPVN
- the LOC103478542 gene encoding uncharacterized protein LOC103478542 isoform X1 translates to MNFQLLIGLYLISPLWASLALHSSDPVLQIAVTGDRVTLTCGLPSTGSCSSVNWTVTAGIWDKDEVVTAGKVTHLKENKYRLLKDCSLEIPQMERDDAKLYTCQSGELNSSVALRFVDISENKPPAEGTIELHCSISKSTGFDHCKNTDIHITWTTEDDVPITGDRFRFENPYVCFSKLIITRKLTDHHXIWKCQITQNGEVKASASYRTTVRDGLEEVFTAVGESVSLLCRNTSSLRLGDRIEWTLNDKTLSDVLPENGSTNVFHVIKDSSLVISKLTPLYAGDYQCMASSDEQRVLHKIRVHTLEVAANTQPIGGNLSLTCVLTCVETCEENFNLTWSGXNQERWQGRLFHVNNTLINELLLPVWPVRSDAITCSVYREGSLRASKSLSPDKSLQSLAWLGLLLGVLLCAAAGGVFIHWKRKRNMDLGPESADEPSSISMNHVYDVVQDEEVQQPGLRKREVATTDDDFYNLLQPVN
- the LOC103478542 gene encoding uncharacterized protein LOC103478542 isoform X4, translating into MERDDAKLYTCQSGELNSSVALRFVDISENKPPAEGTIELHCSISKSTGFDHCKNTDIHITWTTEDDVPITGDRFRFENPYVCFSKLIITRKLTDHHXIWKCQITQNGEVKASASYRTTVRDGLEEVFTAVGESVSLLCRNTSSLRLGDRIEWTLNDKTLSDVLPENGSTNVFHVIKDSSLVISKLTPLYAGDYQCMASSDEQRVLHKIRVHTLEVAANTQPIGGNLSLTCVLTCVETCEENFNLTWSGXNQERWQGRLFHVNNTLINELLLPVWPVRSDAITCSVYREGSLRASKSLSPDKSLQSLAWLGLLLGVLLCAAAGGVFIHWKRKRNMDLGPESADEPSSISMNHVYDVVQDEEVQQPGLRKREVATTDDDFYNLLQPVN
- the LOC103478542 gene encoding uncharacterized protein LOC103478542 isoform X3, which produces MNFQLLIGLYLISPLWASLALHSSDPVLQIAVTGDRVTLTCGLPSTGSCSSVNWTVTAGIWDKDEVVTAGKVTHLKENKYRLLKDCSLEIPQMERDDAKLYTCQSGELNSSVALRFVDISENKPPAEGTIELHCSISKSTGFDHCKNTDIHITWTTEDDVPITGDRFRFENPYVCFSKLIITRKLTDHHXIWKCQITQNGEVKASASYRTTVRDGLEEVFTAVGESVSLLCRNTSSLRLGDRIEWTLNDKTLSDVLPENGSTNVFHVIKDSSLVISKLTPLYAGDYQCMASSDEQRVLHKIRVHTLEVAANTQPIGGNLSLTCVLTCVETCEENFNLTWSGXNQERWQGRLFHVNNTLINELLLPVWPVRSDAITCSVYREGSLRASKSLSPDKSAGGVFIHWKRKRNMDLGPESADEPSSISMNHVYDVVQDEEVQQPGLRKREVATTDDDFYNLLQPVN